A window from Triticum aestivum cultivar Chinese Spring chromosome 6D, IWGSC CS RefSeq v2.1, whole genome shotgun sequence encodes these proteins:
- the LOC123144461 gene encoding uncharacterized protein, with protein MAPPLFSPLASAASSPPPRRRPPPSSSPLCPSSSHGSSGQCRGAADGGLSGWAMAAAAMHKLASPWRRSRAAPAPRHPLLPSSAGGLRGHHLGRCCLFRPAGGARGEQQQRGQATSGRVCGGAHIRSFLNPMVSIEPQRGSELEMRWGQKILLGWFQGREGKDFLLSAGGERAEIRETKQPEEPENTTHVLCTGHIPHSFCEDHMQGFF; from the exons ATGGCGCCGCCCCTCTTCTCCCCACTCGCCTCGGCCGCGTCTTCTCCTCCCCCGCGTCGtcggccccctccctcctcctcccccctctgtCCTTCGTCATCACACGGGTCTTCCGGCCAGTGCCGGGGTGCAGCTGACGGCGGCCTCAGCGGGTGGGCGATGGCGGCCGCAGCTATGCACAAGCTCGCATCGCCCTGGCGCCGATCTCGCGCGGCTCCTGCGCCTCGCCACCCTCTTCTCCCCAGCTCAGCAGGAGGTTTGCGAGGCCACCACTTGGGCCGCTGCTGCCTCTTCCGCCCAGCAGGAGGAGCACGAGGTGAGCAGCAACAACGGGGACAGGCGACCTCGGGGAGAGTTTGCGGAGGGGCGCATATCAGA TCCTTTCTGAATCCGATGGTGTCAATCGAGCCACAGAGAGGAAGTGAGTTGGAGATGAGATGGGGACAGAAGATCCTTCTCGGCTGGTTCCAAGGCCGTGAGGGGAAGGACTTCCTGTTGT CCGCCGGAGGGGAAAGAGCAGAGATCCGAGAGACGAAGCAACCAGAGGAGCCGGAGAACACGACCCATGTCCTATGTACCGGCCACATCCCCCACAGCTTCTGCGAGGACCATATGCAAG GTTTCTTTTAG